A region of the Vigna unguiculata cultivar IT97K-499-35 chromosome 9, ASM411807v1, whole genome shotgun sequence genome:
ATACTGTGACACAATATTACATGACTTCGGCTGCTGGAACCTTTTGTTACATTGATCCTGAGTATCAACAAACGGGAATTCTAACAACAAAGTCAGATATATATTCTCTGGGGATAATGCTACTTCAGATAATCACAGGCAAGCCTCCAATGGGCCTTGCTCACTTAGTTAGGAAGGCAGTTGAAAAGGGTAGGTTTGAAGAAGTGCTGGACCCTGTGATCACAGATTGGCCTGTGGAAGAGGCTCTATCATATGCCAAATTAGCATTGCAGTGTGCCCAACTCAGCAAGAAGGACAGACCAAATCTTGCAACGGAGGTGTTGCCTGAGCTTACCAGGTTAAGCGAACTTGAATTGCCTCCTCAGAATGATCCATTTTCTTTCAGCAGTGATGATACGATCTATAGCTGTGTTTCACGTTCCCCCACACCTCCGCGAGGTCAATACTCAGATTCAGAGACGTCCAATAGGGTCTAGGTTCGTGCATTGGCTTATATGTCATGTACAAAAACAACCGAAATGTAATCCATGCAACTCAAATTATTGATGTATATGCAACTGAAAGGAGCAAAACACAAGCCATCAATACTCAATTCCTAGAACATTTTCCggttgtaactttttttttgtaatttcttaaaagtGTTGTAATTATATTGATATGTTTTCCACCAACTAGGAAGTAATACATTGGATGGTGTTGGGGAATTTAATGCTACCCCAAGAAAGGAACATTGCTGCTGTTAAAGGTTGACGGTGACAGACTAAGAGCACTGAGATTCAGAAAACgctcaaattatatatataaattctgtGAGTTGAAAAATGAAGTAGTTCTATCGTGTAAattcttttcaatttcttttcacCATGAATTATGTGCGGGAAGTTCGTTCATGCGTTGTCATAATGCCACGCTTTATAAGAATTTGCAACAACTTTAAGTAAAAAGGAGGCTCCGAATTTCCGCTTGCAAAGCAAAGTATATAATAAGATCGAGATAAAGTGAGATGGACTATGTTTGGAGATTGGTATAAGAAAAAGGGAGAGATTATTGCTAAAGAAGCATTGCTTTGGATTCCCTTACCATTAAAATGAAAAGGTTCAGAATTACATTTTCTGAAGTCCTAACTACAAAATGATATAATGAATCATGATATGGGTCCTCTTATCCCCAGATTATATTCACGATATATAAGTATGAAATTGAACTCGTAGTCCTGTTCTGTCACACTGTCATTAACATAGTAATTTGTTAGGAATAGTTCAATAATaagtcaaatatatataaaatcacaaCTTTCGATTACTATAaaccatatatgaaaaatatacaaCTCAACCTAATTTCTCAATAaactaacaaattttataaaacaattatcatttaattatttaaagaacgAGAATAGTAATTCATAACatcaataatataattgatatttctaGTTTTTAACCTGAACAAGTATTTAGATGACATACAGAGGAAGCATGAACAAAGATTCTGAAATCAAGTTTCCCCAAAGAATCATTTTCATTACAGGAAGTAGCCACCTTTGTTAGTTCTGCAAGTCACCCGATTCTTCAAACCTTGCACATCACAAAAAAACGAGCATCACCACCACTACTACCAAACCCTATCACCACACCTTCTCAGTTTCTCCGAGCTTCCCCAGCTTCAGTCCAAATGAGTCACATCAGCAATTCAGGGTTCATTACAAAAAAGCTGTTTTCATGGATGAAGGTTTCCTTCATTGTGCTTGCTTTGTTTACGAGGGTGACATGGGAGGACAAAGCAGAAGATCCCTCAAGCGCCCTTTTCTGCATCAGCGACTGCTCCACATGTCCTGTGATATGTTCACCCCCTCCTCCATCGCTCATCACACCCCCACCTTCACCTCCGCATcctccatcatcatcatcatcactacCTTATAATTCCTATTTCTCACCACCTCCACCTCCTTCCAAGCCCAAACTAGCACCACCTCCACCGCAGTCGCATTCTTCAGGGGCTCCTCCACCACCCCCACCACCTTCAGGTTTAGGACAGCCCCTACCTACGGTGGTCTCAGCGCCGCATGACTTTTCCTATCCCTATTACTATTTCTACGCTTCCACTGCTTCTTCTCTTTCTGTTCATGCACCCTTTCTTCTCTTGTTATTCTTCCTATTGTTGGTAGCCAGTAGTTTTGTTCTATAAGGTCAAATTAATGTGTTGTTTGGTCTCCGTTACATGTACTGATGAAAGTCTCAAATgcactgtttttgttttcttttacatCGTATTTGTAATTTTGTGGCAAATAATCTGTGTTACAAATGATTTTGGTCTGTTCCTGCAACCCTTCTTCTCTATCCCTTTTTCTCGTTTGTCCCGTTTGCTGTGTCTGCCGGAGAAGCTAAAACCCTGTTCTAAATGAAAGTAAGCGATTCTTTCTACAATATAACATTGGATTTTTGATATGTTAACCtcttcataaaagaaaataattaccgAAAAAtcaattgtattaatattttaattacattttttaatttaaagtattatatatattattatactattatgATGAAGTTGTtaagtagattttttttttgttcaatggTAAGTTAAAGTATAATTTCCCTTTTCCATATACATCATACACATTTtgattgaaattaaattgagGAGCCAACATAGGAAAATTTTACTTCCTACAATCACATTTTTAAACAACTCTTTGATAACATTTTTcgaataataaaacattatatttaaatgatgataataataaatataaataaaacatataattgATTGTACGTTGGTTATATAACATTAAAGCTCTTAAAATATGATTGTCCTCCTCATTAAGttcaaaaatccaaaattaCAGTAGCTTGTGGGCTGTAAGAAATGGGCTTGGCTTTCCCCAAATGTTGCTTCTAGTTGGGCGGGTGGGTTGGAACTAGTTGGGCCAAATTCGACCACATTTGATAAGCTTTTGCTTACTGCACCCAACAATTTCCTCGCACTGTCAATGATGCGTTagaagttaaaaagaaaaatcacaacgctaaatgttaaataaaattaatgtttatctTATTCGTATCTTAAAACATGatgttttattataagtttGTATGTTATCTTATTATGTGTCGTCTTATGAAAAAACAAACCCCTAGGAAGTCCTAAAGTTAGAACAAGAGGACCACTTCCTTATAGACCTACTAAAACttgagaagaaaacaaaattaaaaaagaagaaaaacaaaaaaagggtTAGAAAATGGATAAGTCCAACGAAAAGAAAACATGTAGCATCAATCTTCTTAGTGTGGGGACACCGATACCTTTCGGTTGtgctttcttctatttttttattcaaactcTTCACAATTCAAAATCCCAAAAGCTCTCAGATTTTCTTCACTTCCTTCTAAACCATTTCACTCCTTTCATCGTGTTCGAATATACGTTTTTAAGGTCACCTTCGTTGTATCACATAAACTATAATCCATGTCAAACAAACACATTCACTAAATTTTAAGCTCAAGACATTTCATGATAAAAGCTCCttcaaatttggattttttttagttgtttCTTTGGTGAGTAAAATATATTGACAAAGAATGTTCAAGAAAACTCATTAAGATAGACTCTAATCTGACTCTGATATCATATTAGAAATgagttttaagtctaattcaacccTACAAAACCGGTTTGTAAGAAGATGTAAGATGAAGTTTGCATcccatttatatattgtgaattagtCTTATCTCTAGTTAAAACCAAACTTCTAACAAAAACATTCTTAATATAACAAAAGCAATGCAGTTTGAAAcctcaatataaaaaattcaatagaaAATATGGATTCCATAATTTCCTTTCAATGAAAACTATGTTCATTGACTCAcattcttttaatattgatattttaaaaagtttattatATGTTAGAACTAATATATTTCTTCATCTATACTAACTTTCTCCATTAATTTTTTACCTTTTGCATTTCTATTTgtgagaaaataattataatttctaacacattttttaattgaagtttatcaaaaaattgtaaatttaatGAATGTCATTCTCATTTATGAAATATCtgtttctaataaattttgataaataatataaaatgaatgtTAAAAAAGTATGGTAGAGGATATAGTTGTATTGCCTCTGTCTCAAATTATTTCcagttttagttatttttttaattattccaaaaaaaaaaatcacgttctcagtgtatttttttttcaaattcattgtcacataatttaatattcaacCACCGCAATTTacgtttatttaatttatttatagaaaatgtgAGACTGTTTGAGTAAAATTGTATAGAAGAGGCAggtgtttattatttttcttaatctaTGTATAGAAATCTTAAACTATAGATAACTTGAAACGGAAATAAATTGTGAAacattatactttaaaaaattagtgTCATTTTTTGTGCGACTCATATTTGAGATTTGTGCAACTCATTTATCCATACTATGAGAATGATTTACATccgaataaaattaaatcatttactcaatttttaaaatttaaaaatcatcaTATATGGAatgcaaaaaaatatattattgaattttttaagtatattgAAAACTCTAATATAATGttaaaagaatttcaaaaaattcatatgaactttcttatttattaaataaaaatattgaatactttatatatattttgaaaacaattatgttgcatttaaaaagaaatttaaagcaTTATAaagttagaaagaaaaatagaaaatatacgTTTGTGCAAAGATATCATATCTATCATCACTTAGGACGATATATatgtacttattaaaagaagtcgaaaattttaattatatgatatttaaacacaattttaattttgtatatagaTTTTTACATAccaatctataaaaaaaaaaaggaagtataaatttaaaagttattattatgaaaagaaTAAACAGCATATAAAACTACATTTCCTTACTAGTTCAGTAAATTccaattaaattcataaaaacgGTATTcagtgataatttttattttaacgttactttcaataataataataataataataaatattattgctaAAAACAACAAAGGCAGTTTTTGCTCTATATATAACATTGTATTATTTTACACAACTTCTTCCagatgaaaaacaaatataaatgaaacAGAAGTAGTTGATAAAACCATGTAATGTAatagaaacaaacaaaagaaaatcaaacaaatacaaTCTCTAATgacttcatcttttaaaatggtTTTTGTGAGCTAATACTGTGATTATGTTTAGTGATCCATAAGCTGTTTCTCTAAGAAGTAGATCTAGTTCATTTTCTGCATTATCACTTTTTTATATAGATAGGATTGAATATAAGGGATGTTTTCTAATTTTGGTAGTAACATTCAAATAAGGgagtaatattaattaatttgtagcTTACcagttcataccaatttcaatGGCGTGATTTAAAGCCAGATATGTTGAACCACTCTTTGTTTAAGACCATCATAGCAATatattgtgtgtgtgtgaaaacATGATATTTAACGTTGGAATGAAAGTTATTCtgtaaagttttattttttacaaagaaACAATgagatattaataataaagataaaagaaagaatgataGAATAATTGTTATCTGTCTGGCCTCTCCCTTTTCGTTGCAGGTAGGAGGTGGCATGTTATGTTAATTAAGATTAATGctgaaatttttataaataaatccaTAAATTAAAGCAGTAACCCACCTGCTTCATACATTTAAAGAAGAAGGACCACTCTATAACAGACTCTACTCAATCCATCccttcaattttttattcaaacctATAAAAAGAAACCCTCAACAACATGCTCTATAACTTCATTTCTTCTCCTGCATTTACTATTTATCTTTACAAATGGATAAAACTTCTCATTACTGTTATTACTTCTCAAatcaatttttctctttttatttattttctttctttctatatatatatatatatacagtaCATATGATATAAGAATATCATGATGGTGCAATGGCTTCCCAAGAGAATACCAAACTGaacttaagaaataaaaatgagagaaattTTGATGATTCCTTATACTATATCTAATCAAAtgattctttttccttttggtgAAGGTGGGACGGTGGGGTATGGATTGGGACCATTCTTATTTCATGCTATAAAAATTTATAGCACACGTTTATaattctttgatttattttttctgctTGTTAAATAGTGGTAATTGTTTCATATTTTGATCAATCAAATTCTTGCTGAAATTGAAAGGTGAAACAGATATGAAGGTCTTGAAATGATGCCACATGCGTTAAAATTGGCAAATGAAATCATCAATTCTTGTTCTACCATTTCACTTTCAATCAACGATCACTAATATTACAGAATAGATGAGAATCCTTTTAATTTAACTGAGGGTTTCCACAGAATTCAACCTTTGAGTGTAGTCAACTAAAGATATTTTCTCCGATTCCTCTTCGTAATTGGTATCAATCTGATGCCAATTTAATTTGAACAACTGCAACAAATATGGAACAAACATTTACACATTCATGCCATATATCTCATTTCTTTGAAAATCAAGCAATGCATGGACCAGACTCTCTCTTCCCTTTCTAACTACAAAGAAAATACATCATTGTGGTTAGAAAGAAGACAACAATATATAGTTTACCAGAAAGATTGTCACAATCTCAGAGTGTGAAACTTACATTTCAGCAAACCCTAGAGTGCACAGAAAGAAGACAACAATATATAGTTTTAACCTTCTGTTTCCTTTCACAAGGGAAAAATAGGGAATTTCCTCCCCATAACACCAGAATGGCTACAAAAGAAATTTTTGTTTATGGCAGTACAAAAAATACTCCTTCTCTTACATCAGATTACTTTTTCCTTCTACGTTGGTGAATCGTGTTAAAGTTAATGGGATAAAAaaatcagtagatatatcagaAAGAAATTCCTCCCCAAGTTCATGATATTTTCTCAATTCCAGCGTCTTTTCAAGATCCAAAAAGTTCCTACTCAGATTGCCTGagttacaaaaaattaattaaaagccGTGATCAGAATGCAATATCTGTTCGAAGGAGAAAGAAATTACAGAAAATCAGTTTTCTTAACCTTGAAAATCTAAAAAACCCTAAGGATAAGAGATATATAAATACCTTTTTCCATGAATAGACTTGAGATATATCTCCGGTTATCTCTTTTAAAGATGGATACACCCAAAGCAATGTCATCAAAGAAAAACCATGTTTCTTGACTGTCTGAATTGAATGAAAAGACGAGCTAGGTTTTCCAGAtgcttttaattaattaattaatcatgaTTACTCGGTCTCATATTCATCATAACAGTATATTGACAGAGAACAACAACATTGATGAAGCAATTAGAGTTagataattataattgttaaaatagaTTCTGTATCGAAGCACATGGCTGCCTCGGAGACAGGTGTTAAATAAGGTTTTGATGAAGTAGCTAGGTACTGCAGCTCAGCATGCTAAGAAGCAAGAACTAATTAAGAACAATCTGAGAAACGCATATACCTGAAACATGTATCAGATCGATGTTGTGTTGATATTATTTGGCTGATAGTGAGGTCCTAATAGCTGCAACTTAGGGTTAGTCTAAGCAACAAAAGGGAAAgctagaaaataaataaacaaagtaTATATGGTGGTGGGGTGACAGATAGAGAGTAAGCACGCATAGCTTCAAGCATGTTATCTGCAAGAAACACCATGTGTGCTCACTCTCTTCTGTCACCTCCTCTTTACCCTTTGACTTGTGCAGAATCTATGAAAAATTGAGTGGCTCCTCCGGTTTCTGAAAAGGGTAAGAAGGGTTATAAGGAGACAAAGAATTCCTCTGGATTTAACAAAAAGGTTGTCACATTTGAATATGTGTAAAAGGAAGAGATATCAAGGTTTGAGATGTTGTGTGAAGAGGTTGAGGGAGATAGGGGTTTATATAGAAGCTTAAAGAGAATTTGCTTGCATCATGTATATGTGAGGAATAAATGTGAGTTTATCTCCCACTGACCATTCtgcaatattttaaacatttttcacagaagagaaaaaaaaggaagaagagagaaagcATAAAAAAGAAGTGTTGAGACTTTATCTTTATGATCTCTCCACCCATATGCAATGCAACTAGCCCAACTACAAAACCCATTTATTCATTGTTGTTACCAACGCATCTTGTAATTCTAAATCTATTAACCCTCCAATCCTCGCAATTCAACATCCCTTAATTGATGCCCTATCTTCAATTCTGCATCTAGAAGAAAAATTCTTGTGTTTTCAGTTAAAGAgaaatctttttttgtttttttttattattactgtgagtgcatacaaaaaataaatagtaaaagttTTGTAAACATCATGAAAGATACATAAGATGAGtgatataattaatgtaataaatcatagaaatagaaagaaaataagaagatcAAATCAACAGTATACTACTAATTAAGGTGTTAATGTATAttgctataaaaaaattatgaataaaagttCTGTTATCTGtactttaaacattaaaatcGGCTGTTATCTATACATTATTCGTCTCTCTTCATATCACATTACAAGGATAAAAAGTGGACTGGTCTGTATCTCTGCCACATCTcactgtaatttaatttaaaagaaaaactactTTTTTTAATCACATCAATtgttaaaattgtataaattttaattaattggcTAATAATGTGAAGAAGTTTATATTATCAtccaattattattataataattgcaTTACTTGTAAAGCTATAACTATATGTCCGTTTGCGGTTCACAGGTTATAACTGATTTGATTCTTAAACTTCTAACTGTTCTCTAAGTTATTaacatttacttttatatattattataccttcattttatatttctttcgaaaacgttcatttttatttttctttatattatttctctttttatttttctttatattatttctcttattattattcttttgaactaaatccatattttttttataatttttcatttagtaaactataaattattaaaataaacttattcttttttcttgtgAGAGGATACAGAAGATGACTAACATTGGTGAAAAATAGTTAGGTTAAAAGAGAGATGGTTAGTCTCTGTAGGTGTTGACTAACATTAAAGTACTCTATATACATGGACAAAACTCGGATCTAActtcattataatatatttgtagtactcgAACAAAATGAAGTTTCACTTTCATCATTCGcgtttttaatgaaaattttactaTACAAATATCATCTAGATAAAACTCTAGTAGCAATATCAAAAAGTACCTTAGAAATTATACTAAAGTTTagtcattcatatatatatatatatatatatatatatatatatattctttggtacattttttttacttatatctGTATAAGTGATTGAGCTGGGTGAGGAACAGGTTTCCTAGTCCTTATACTGAGGGAGGAGGGTGAAAGATTAGATTTTCATTTCATAATGAAAgatggggtttgggttttgcttttatttctcttaactattttcttttttataactATTGTGATCCACATTCATTGATAAGAAtggaatatttttcttattccaataaaaaataaaattgataagaatggaatatttttcttattccgAAAATACATAAGAGTCTCTCTCGTGTGTATTTGATCTTATTTTTCCTATagatattgtattttatattgtGTCTGAAATTCGGGGCCTTCAAGATTTGCTTAGTACTTAAAACTTTGCTCGGTTAATGTAAGACACAACAGAAACAGTAGCAAAACAATTAACTATTCAATTAGGTCAGTTGTAGAGTGCATGCTTTGTCGCAGACAGGTGGTGGTGTTGGAGTTCCTGATAAAGAATTTTGAGGAACAATAAACACGATTGATTAGTGGCGGCTATATACAAATGATGATTAAATGTTTGATTTGCAGCAATTTGGTATTATAGCTGTTGAAAACTTTTGAATCAATAAACAGTAGTACTAGAATTTGTTTAAACTAAGAaagcatattttaaaaaaatattcgcTTTTCAGATAACAATAACAATGTGTATGATATTCTCGTAAATGAGAAAGTCGATGATTGAGGTATAATGGTTTCTTGCTCTGAAATATCAGCATCAAAAACTATTTAAATGTGGTATTATTGTTGTCCATCTTTTAAGGAATATCCATGGTGCCCTTATTTCTACACACAATAGGGTGGTGATCGAATTGAAGGACAACACATGGAACTATAATGGCAGGTACCCTTCctttaataaaagaagaagaaattgcGTTAAAGAAGTAATATATTGGCCACTTATTGCTCAAGACAGCCTCATACACACAAAAGGTCACACAAAGATCTAATGCGCCGCTAAAGCAGTTTAAAGTATATATGCTTTATGCCTTATTTTAGTTCAAACATTATTGATGTCATTAGCGTCTATGTTCCAAGCAATTGCAGCAAGTGCGTGATTTTAGTTTTAGGCACGTTATGCCTTTGACAATTCCTACATTATATAtgcatttaatattaaatttgtgtAATTCTATATTAACCACTTTCATTGGTTCAGCTGCTTTGTCCCTGCTAAATATGGATGCATCGCACATTGAACCTCGCGATTCCAGGAACCAAAAACCAATCATTTTTTCTTGTGTGAATTTCTTCTTGCAAAAACATCTAGCCATATTCTTGGAGATATGTCTTTGTTACATATTTCAgtctttcaaaataatataatataactcaAATTATAAACTGGAATGCAAAATTTAATTGCAGACTGGAAAAATCCACTgagaatttatttattgtatattatagATTGATCACGCGGACCAAAGGCTGTTTCACACCTTAATTATGGGCGTGAAATGCAGATCTTGAGGCCTGCCTGTATGATACTATATTTTGTGCCaactatatattaaaaaataactatatattatACTTCCAATGATGATATGAACTATGAAGTGTATGGGATCACAAAGGGGAAAGATAGAAATGGCTAGGTTTCCCAATAAGGAAGGAGCATGATGTAAAGTTTTAACCCTTTTTGGTGAGTGAAGAGGATGCATAATGGTTCATCGTTAATTCCAGGTGTTTCAACATGGGGCAATGAAAAACCAAACAAGTAGAGAAAGATTATAATGATCGATGTTCGGCAGCTTCAGAATAACTGCATGTGAAC
Encoded here:
- the LOC114164516 gene encoding pectinesterase inhibitor 10-like, which produces MSHISNSGFITKKLFSWMKVSFIVLALFTRVTWEDKAEDPSSALFCISDCSTCPVICSPPPPSLITPPPSPPHPPSSSSSLPYNSYFSPPPPPSKPKLAPPPPQSHSSGAPPPPPPPSGLGQPLPTVVSAPHDFSYPYYYFYASTASSLSVHAPFLLLLFFLLLVASSFVL